From one Coffea eugenioides isolate CCC68of chromosome 11, Ceug_1.0, whole genome shotgun sequence genomic stretch:
- the LOC113751094 gene encoding uncharacterized protein LOC113751094 encodes MTILAQSDIRSAMHFATAFRHPSTGFNLSRAIIFRQSPPLPLRRLAIRVKAFSTDTDKSSSSTGASTTGVGKLPEKPPICTADELHYVTVKNSQWRLALWRYSPPPQAPRRNHPLLLLSGVGTNAIGYDLSPGSSFARYMCGQGFDTWILEVRGAGLSMQESDAKDIEKSAYAISEEMEAAAEGATNGAPSAVQKSTVNQNKSAESKVSAVNEDVLGIPTAWDESKLVAKLTETFISLSERFSGFLNESQSRIMSAKLFDQISKLLEDSFLFERYNEVRGKLLNLLETRKSSAVAGQIRDLSQKLVNIVEEGQRSVSPQLYDLQERLATTIEDFQKQLDLIVKYDWDFDHYLEEDVPVVMEYIRAQSGSRDGKLLAIGHSMGGILLYAMLSRCAFEGRESGLAATVTLASSLDYTTSKSSLKLLLPLADPAQILNVPVVPLGALLSAAYPLSSSPPYVLSWLVDLISAPDMMHPELLKKLVLNNFCTIPAKLLLQLTTAFREGGLRDRSGNFFYKEHLHKCDVPVLAIAGDRDLICPPEAVYVTVKLLPENLVSYKVFGEQDGQHYAHYDLVGGRTAAEEVYPCIIEFLSHHD; translated from the exons ATGACGATTTTAGCTCAATCAGATATCCGTTCAGCCATGCATTTCGCCACCGCTTTCCGCCACCCTTCCACCGGTTTCAACCTTTCTCGTGCTATCATTTTCCGTCAGTCTCCTCCGCTGCCGTTGCGGAGGTTGGCCATCAGAGTCAAAGCCTTCTCAACCGACACCGACAAGAGCAGCAGCTCCACCGGTGCTTCGACCACCGGCGTCGGAAAGCTTCCTGAAAAGCCGCCGATTTGCACCGCCGATGAGCTTCACTATGTAACCGTTAAGAATTCTCAATGGAGACTTGCTCTCTGGCGCTACTCTCCTCCCCCTCAG GCGCCAAGGAGGAATCATCCGTTGCTACTGTTGTCAGGTGTGGGGACTAATGCAATTGGATATGATCTCTCCCCCGGG TCTTCATTTGCCCGTTACATGTGTGGGCAAGGATTTGACACATGGATCCTTGAAGTTCGTGGTGCGGGTTTGAGCATGCAGGAGTCAGATGCCAAAGACATTGAGAAGTCGGCTTATGCTATATCTGAAGAAATGGAAGCAGCTGCTGAGGGTGCAACTAATGGTGCACCCTCTGCAGTGCAGAAGTCAACTGTTAACCAAAATAAGTCAGCAGAATCTAAGGTTTCTGCAGTTAATGAAGATGTTTTGGGGATTCCTACAGCATGGGATGAATCAAAATTGGTGGCAAAACTAACAGAGACTTTTATCAGTTTGTCAGAAAGATTCTCTGGCTTTCTCAATGAAAGTCAGTCAAGAATTATGTCTGCTAAATTATTTGATCAGATATCTAAATTATTAGAAGATTCTTTTCTATTTGAACGCTATAATGAGGTAAGGGGGAAACTGTTGAATTTACTAGAAACCAGAAAGAGTTCTGCAGTTGCTGGCCAAATAAGAGATTTAAGTCAGAAGCTAGTGAATATTGTAGAAGAGGGACAGCGTTCTGTTTCGCCTCAGTTATATGATCTACAAGAGCGTCTTGCAACAACTATAGAAGATTTCCAGAAACAACTAGACTTGATTGTCAAGTACGATTGGGACTTTGATCATTACCTGGAAGAGGATGTCCCTGTGGTG ATGGAATATATAAGGGCCCAAAGTGGATCTCGGGATggaaaattgcttgcaattggACATTCGATGGGGGGCATCTTGTTGTATGCCATGCTATCAAGATGTG CCTTCGAGGGAAGGGAGTCTGGATTGGCTGCTACTGTTACGTTGGCCTCTTCACTTGATTACACAACTTCTAAGTCATCGCTCAAACTACTACTACCCCTT GCTGATCCCGCTCAGATTCTAAATGTGCCTGTCGTTCCATTAGGAGCATTACTTTCTGCTGCTTATCCTCTCTCATCTAGTCCTCCTTATGTCTTGTCTTGGCTTGTGGATCTGATATCAGCCCCAGACATGATGCATCCAGAGTTGTTAAAGAAGTTAGTGTTGAACAACTTCT GCACAATACCTGCTAAACTTCTGCTGCAACTGACGACTGCTTTTCGGGAGGGAGGACTACGTGATAGAAGCGGTAATTTTTTTTACAAGGAACATCTTCATAAGTGCGATGTCCCTGTCTTAGCTATTGCAGGAGATCGTGACCTGATTTGCCCGCCTGAAGCTGTTTATG TGACCGTGAAACTGCTTCCTGAGAACTTGGTAAGCTACAAAGTATTTGGGGAGCAGGATGGCCAGCATTATGCTCATTATGACTTAGTAGGAGGAAGAACG GCCGCGGAAGAAGTCTATCCGTGTATAATCGAATTTTTAAGCCATCATGACTAA
- the LOC113751095 gene encoding E3 ubiquitin-protein ligase MBR1-like, which produces MTPSIVEEPKARKPTRKKPNAASDFNHSQFHCSIQSPNFPDLQRSKSPSRNGTTESREPLISQKPKKMFLLARLGGLGCKGTSTRVSESTIIRSAADWETEKRRRKNLGNRPPSKARIPDNVAVDVPDICCTPPGISFASDVVPRPSMTTQRTTHVQHSRVARRTRNIQHFSASSSQGPSNSIFSRDHSFNARQYHQLGQYSHRGFIEVFALFERSLDQYMDWRLNLDRMSYEELLELSDEIGYVGRGLSEEDIFSCLTILEPSDFESAPLLMSLDEGWRCTICQEECKAKDDVGRLGCGHCHHIDCIKQWLKQKNQCPVCKIAPIADK; this is translated from the exons ATGACCCCTTCAATAGTTGAAGAGCCTAAGGCCAGGAAGCCAACGAGAAAGAAACCAAATGCAGCCTCAGATTttaaccattctcaatttcattGTTCCATTCAGAGCCCCAACTTTCCTGATCTGCAGCGTTCTAAATCACCTAGCAGAAATGGTACGACTGAATCTAGAGAACCTTTGATCAGCCAAAAGCCCAAGAAAATGTTTTTGTTGGCAAGGCTTGGAGGACTGGGTTGTAAAGGGACTTCAACTCGGGTATCAGAATCGACAATCATCCGGTCTGCAGCTGATTGGGAGACTGAgaaaaggaggaggaagaaCCTGGGGAATAGACCGCCTAGTAAAGCCAGGATTCCTGATAATGTTGCTGTTGATGTTCCTGATATATGCTGTACTCCTCCAGGGATCAGTTTTGCTTCTGATGTTGTTCCTAGACCAAGCATGACCACTCAGAGGACAACGCATGTACAG CATTCCCGTGTAGCTAGGAGAACTAGAAACATCCAGCATTTCTCTGCTTCATCTTCACAAGGACCCTCAAATTCTATATTCTCCAGAGACCATTCATTCAATGCTAGACAATATCATCAATTGGGTCAATATTCTCATAGAGGATTCATAGAG GTATTTGCACTCTTTGAAAGAAGTTTAGATCAATACATGGACTGGAGACTCAATCTTGATAGGATGTCATATGAG GAACTGCTTGAATTGAGCGATGAAATTGGATATGTAGGCAGAGGTTTGAGTGAAGAAGACATATTCAGCTGCTTAACTATACTTGAGCCATCTGATTTCGAGTCTGCACCATTGCTGATGTCGTTGGACGAAGGCTGGAGGTGTACCATTTGTCAA GAGGAATGCAAGGCTAAGGATGATGTTGGGCGACTTGGCTGTGGACACTGCCACCACATTGATTGCATAAAGCAGTGGCTTAAGCAGAAGAACCAATGCCCTGTGTGCAAAATCGCACCCATTGCTGACAAATGA
- the LOC113751077 gene encoding elongator complex protein 2: MGSKSDRMQQVKVERVFIGAGCNRIVNNVSWGACDLVAFGSQNAVAILCPKIAQILTTLPGHKASVNCTYWLPNAKFAYKAVEMERHYLLSGDADGVIILWEYTILDKKWRHVLQVPQPHIKGVTCICGIMMSQKDAVFASTSSDGTVNVWELVFPFTSEGDCKLSCVETLSIGSKSMVALSLAELPGNSGHLALAMGGLDNKIHLYCGQRTGKFVPACQLKGHTDWIRSLDFSLPILGIGETFILLVTASQDKGIRIWKIAFRDSLDTKKEEISLASYIKGPVFVAGSNSYQVSMESLLIGHDDWVYSVEWQPPSIINGNECYQPQSLLSASMDKTMMIWKPEKTTGIWINVVTVGELSHCALGFYGGHWSPKADSILAHGYGGSFHLWKDVGVASDDWKPQKVPSGHFAAVSDIAWARQGEYILSGSHDQTSRIYAPWPKNSCLENEDNWHEIARPQVHGHDINCVTIIQGKGNHRFVSGAEEKVARVFEAPLSFLRTLSHATSGDSSLLDDLQAEVQILGANMSALGLSQKPIYSQVSPETTNRSNTDGLDTLETVPEAVPVEFTEPPIEEQLAWNTLWPESHKLYGHGNELYSLCCDHSGKLVASSCKAQSASVAEVWLWQVGSWKSVGRLHSHSLTVTQMEFSHDDKYLLVVSRDRHFSVFSIKDAGADEINHELMVRQEAHKRIIWACSWNPFGHEFATGSRDKTVKIWAVENASTIKQLMTLPSFKSSVTALSWVGLGRQSNHGFLAVGMESGLIELWSLSCERSDNGNLMVPNATCVVQFDPFLCHASPVNRLTWRPSEKIPDSEVVQLASCGADHCVRVFNIDFL, encoded by the exons atgGGATCAAAGAGTGATAGGATGCAGCAAGTAAAAGTGGAGAGAGTATTCATTGGAGCAGGTTGTAACAGAATAGTTAACAACGTTTCATGGGGTGCCTGTGATTTAGTTGCTTTCGGTTCTCAAAACGCTGTTGCCATCTTATGCCCCAAG ATTGCCCAGATTTTAACTACACTTCCTGGTCACAAGGCATCAGTCAACTGCACTTACTGGCTTCCCAATGCAAAGTTTGCTTATAAAG CTGTTGAGATGGAAAGACACTATCTGCTATCTGGAGATGCTGATGGTGTCATTATTTTGTGGGAATATACTATTTTGGATAAGAAG TGGAGGCATGTGTTACAAGTACCACAACCACATATAAAAGGTGTTACATGTATCTGTGGGATCATGATGTCACAGAAAGATGCAGTATTTGCATCAACCTCCTCAGATGGCACTGTGAATGTCTGGGAGTTGGTGTTTCCATTCACTAGTGAAG GTGACTGTAAATTATCATGTGTGGAAACCCTTTCTATTGGTTCAAAGTCTATGGTCGCTCTTTCACTAGCAGAGTTGCCTGGAAATTCTGGACATCTAGCTTTGGCTATGGGGGGATTGGATAACAAGATTCATCTGTATTGTGGTCAGAGGACTGGAAAA TTTGTTCCTGCCTGCCAGTTGAAAGGACATACTGACTGGATACGGAGTTTGGATTTCTCCTTACCTATACTTGGAATTGGTGAAACGTTTATTTTACTTGTAACTGCGTCTCAAGACAAAGGTATTCGCATATGGAAGATAGCTTTCCGTGATTCTTTGGATACTAAGAAAGAAGAAATCAGCTTGGCTTCCTACATCAAAGGTCCAGTGTTTGTGGCTGGCTCAAACTCGTATCAGGTTTCTATGGAATCTCTGCTCATTGGCCATGACGATTGGGTGTACTCCGTGGAATGGCAGCCTCCATCCATCATCAATGGCAATGAATGTTATCAACCTCAAAGCTTACTATCGGCATCCATGGATAAGACAATGATGATCTGGAAACCTGAAAAGACTACTGGTATCTGGATCAATGTGGTAACTGTTGGGGAACTAAGTCATTGTGCTTTAGGATTTTATGGAGGGCATTGGAGCCCAAAAGCAGATTCAATTTTGGCTCATGGATATGGTGGATCTTTCCATCTGTGGAAAGATGTTGGTGTTGCTTCTGATGATTGGAAGCCTCAGAAAGTTCCCTCTGGACATTTTGCTGCAGTGTCCGACATTGCATGGGCTAGACAGGGGGAGTACATATTGTCTGGAAGTCATGATCAG ACGAGTAGAATATACGCACCTTGGCCTAAAAACTCTTGTTTAGAAAATGAAGACAATTGGCATGAAATTGCGCGGCCTCAAGTTCATGGCCATGATATAAACTGTGTTACCATTATCCAAGGAAAAGGGAACCATCGGTTTGTAAGTGGGGCTGAGGAGAAAGTTGCTAGAGTTTTTGAAGCACCACTgtcctttttaagaactttaagTCATGCAACCTCAGGAGACTCCAGTTTGCTTGATGATCTTCAAGCTGAAGTGCAGATTTTGGGTGCAAATATGTCTGCTTTGGGTCTGTCACAGAAACCCATTTACAGTCAAG TTTCACCCGAGACAACCAACAGAAGTAATACTGATGGTCTAGACACACTAGAAACTGTCCCAGAAGCTGTTCCAGTTGAATTTACAGAACCACCTATTGAAGAACAGCTAGCGTGGAACACACTATGGCCAGAGTCCCACAAGCTATATGGTCATGGGAATGAATTATACTCTTTGTGTTGTGATCACAGTGGAAAACTTGTTGCTTCATCTTGCAAG GCTCAATCAGCATCAGTGGCAGAAGTGTGGCTTTGGCAAGTTGGTTCTTGGAAGTCCGTTGGCCGGTTGCATTCTCACAGTTTAACAGTGACACAAATGGAGTTCTCTCATGATGACAAATATCTTTTGGTAGTCTCTAGGGATCGCCACTTCTCTGTTTTCTCAATCAAAGATGCTG GAGCAGATGAAATTAATCATGAGCTGATGGTGAGGCAGGAGGCGCACAAAAGAATAATATGGGCATGTTCATGGAACCCGTTTGGTCATGAATTTGCCACAGGTTCTAGGGATAAGACCGTCAAGATCTGGGCAGTGGAGAATGCATCTACCATTAAGCAGCTTATGACGCTGCCATCTTTCAAGAGCAGTGTCACTGCACTATCCTGGGTAGGCCTTGGTCGCCAGAGCAATCATGGATTTCTTGCTGTAGGAATGGAAAGCGGGTTGATCGAATTGTGGAGTCTTTCTTGTGAAAGGTCTGACAATGGGAATTTAATGGTGCCAAATGCAACTTGTGTTGTTCAGTTTGATCCTTTCTTGTGCCATGCTTCCCCGGTTAACCGGTTAACATGGAGACCTTCtgaaaaaattccagattctgAGGTCGTTCAGCTTGCATCTTGTGGAGCTGACCATTGTGTAAGAGTGTTCAATATAGATTTTCTTTAG
- the LOC113751249 gene encoding auxin-responsive protein IAA32-like: MDSNASNYHLNHATLPQVYYQGKEADNIIDLGLSLRVLQPESYHPSPHGNNDFDVLIDWHQLHPRMKNSKTDYPQNMVGNHDDETEGVQSKERWSYVKVNMDGVIVGRKICILDHMGYSDLALQLEEMFGKQSVYGLRLFQSNSEYSLLYRDRDEHWRTVDDVPWNNFVESVKRLRIVRKDEAFSPSSSALLNSL, translated from the exons ATGGATTCAAATGCATCAAATTACCATCTAAATCATGCAACTCTCCCCCAAGTTTATTACCAGGGGAAGGAGGCTGACAATATCATTGACTTGGGCCTTAGCCTAAGAGTTTTGCAGCCAGAGTCTTATCATCCATCTCCTCATGGTAATA ATGACTTTGATGTCCTGATAGACTGGCACCAGCTGCATCCCCGGATGAAAAATTCAAAGACTGATTATCCACAAAATATGGTGGGAAATCATGATGATGAAACTGAGGGAGTTCAAAGCAAGGAGCGTTGGTCATATGTGAAAGTTAACATGGATGGAGTAATAGTTGGCAGGAAAATCTGCATCCTTGACCATATGGGCTACTCTGATCTTGCACTTCAACTAGAAGAAATGTTCG GGAAACAGTCTGTGTATGGTCTGCGACTGTTCCAATCCAACTCGGAATATTCCCTGCTATATAGGGACAGAGATGAGCATTGGAGGACTGTTGACGATGTTCCTTGGAA TAATTTTGTAGAAAGTGTCAAGAGGCTGAGAATTGTGCGGAAGGATGAAGCATTTAGTCCCTCTTCATCAGCATTGCTTAATTCTCTCTAA
- the LOC113754132 gene encoding receptor protein kinase-like protein ZAR1 isoform X2 produces MSFKNAIQQDPEGSMNSWNHSDETPCSWNGITCKDQKVVSVSIPKKKLTGFLSSSLGSLPELRHVNLRNNKLFGSLPGELFAAQGLKGLVLFGNFFSGPIPSEIGKLSYLQALDLSENFFNGSLPDSFVQCKRLRVLDLSHNNLTGPLPHGFGTNLVLLEKLDLAYNNFSGSIPSDLGNLTNLQGTVDLSHNMFDGSIPPSLGNLPEKVYIDLTYNKLSGPIPQNGALINRGPTAFIGNPGLCGPPLKDPCSDSGPSSPSSYPSLPNNYPPQRTDENGSRGRGLSKSAVIAIVVCDVIGICMVGLLFSYCYSKMCPCGKRRVDGYGFEKGGKRGKECLCFRKDESETLSENVEQYDLVPLDTQVAFDLDELLKASAFVLGKSGIGIVYKVVLEDGHVLAVRRLGEGGSQRFKEFQTEVEAIGKLKHPNIVTLRAYYWSVDEKLLIYDYIPNGNLTAAIHGKPGMVSFTPLSWSMRLKIMKGIAKGLVYLHEYSPKKYVHGDLKPSNILLGQNMEPKISDFGLGRLANIAGGSPTLQSSRMISEKPQQRQQGSAPSEVGTVASAASIGSFYQAPESLKVVKPSQKWDVYSYGVILLEMITGKSPLVQVGTSEIDIVHWMQLCIEEKKPLSDVLDPFLADDADKEEEMIAVLKIAMACIQTSPDRRPSMRHVLDTLERLPVSSE; encoded by the exons ATGTCATTCAAGAATGCTATTCAGCAAGACCCTGAAGGGTCCATGAACAGTTGGAACCATTCTGATGAAACCCCCTGTTCTTGGAATGGTATAACATGCAAAGACCAGAAAGTTGTTTCTGTTAGCATTCCTAAGAAGAAACTCACTgggtttctttcttcttctcttggATCTTTACCTGAGCTTAGACACGTAAATTTAAGGAATAACAAGTTATTTGGCAGCTTACCTGGTGAGCTCTTTGCAGCTCAGGGGCTGAAAGGTTTGGTTCTTTTTGGGAATTTCTTTTCTGGGCCGATACCGTCTGAAATAGGGAAGCTTAGTTACCTTCAAGCTCTAGATTTGTCTGAGAATTTCTTTAATGGGTCACTGCCTGATTCTTTTGTTCAATGTAAAAGATTGAGGGTCCTTGACCTTAGTCACAATAATCTTACTGGTCCTTTGCCTCATGGATTTGGGACTAATTTGGTGTTGTTGGAAAAACTTGATCTTGCATATAACAACTTTAGCGGTTCAATTCCTAGTGATCTTGGAAATTTAACTAATTTACAAGGAACTGTTGATTTGTCTCATAATATGTTTGATGGCTCAATCCCTCCTAGCTTAGGTAATCTTCCTGAGAAGGTTTATATTGATCTCACCTATAATAAATTAAGTGGTCCTATTCCACAAAATGGTGCTCTAATTAACAGAGGGCCAACTGCTTTTATTGGAAACCCTGGCCTTTGTGGCCCTCCATTGAAAGATCCTTGTTCAGACAGTGGACCAAGTTCGCCATCTTCATATCCTTCCTTGCCTAATAACTACCCTCCACAAAGGACGGATGAGAATGGTAGCAGAGGAAGAGGGCTCAGTAAAAGTGCTGTAATTGCAATTGTTGTGTGTGATGTGATTGGAATTTGCATGGTTGGCTTGCTGTTTTCGTATTGTTATTCAAAGATGTGTCCTTGTGGCAAAAGGAGGGTTGATGGCTATGGTTTTGAGAAGGGAGGCAAGAGAGGGAAGGAGTGTTTATGCTTTAGGAAGGATGAATCAGAAACTTTATCAGAAAATGTGGAGCAGTATGATCTAGTTCCACTTGACACTCAGGTGGCATTTGATCTAGACGAGCTTCTAAAGGCATCTGCATTTGTGCTAGGCAAGAGTGGTATTGGCATTGTATATAAGGTCGTGCTTGAAGATGGGCATGTTTTAGCAGTGAGAAGACTTGGTGAAGGTGGTTCACAAAGATTTAAAGAATTTCAGACTGAAGTTGAAGCAATTGGAAAGCTAAAGCATCCTAATATAGTAACCCTCCGAGCCTATTATTGGTCTGTGGATGAGAAGCTACTGATATATGATTACATTCCAAATGGAAACCTTACTGCTGCAATTCATG GAAAGCCTGGAATGGTATCCTTTACTCCTCTGTCGTGGTCTATGCGCTTGAAGATAATGAAAGGAATTGCAAAAGGCTTGGTTTATCTGCATGAGTATAGTCCCAAGAAGTATGTCCATGGAGATCTCAAACCATCTAATATCTTGCTTGGTCAAAATATGGAACctaaaatttctgattttggaCTTGGACGTCTTGCTAACATTGCCGGAGGATCCCCAACCCTGCAGTCAAGTCGAATGATCTCAGAGAAGCCACAACAAAGGCAACAAGGGAGTGCACCTTCGGAAGTTGGCACAGTTGCTTCCGCTGCAAGTATTGGGTCCTTTTACCAAGCCCCGGAGTCACTGAAAGTGGTCAAGCCATCACAGAAGTGGGATGTCTACTCATATGGCGTGATACTGCTGGAAATGATTACTGGAAAATCACCTCTAGTGCAGGTAGGCACCTCTGAAATAGACATTGTTCACTGGATGCAGCTATGCATTGAAGAGAAAAAACCTCTATCCGATGTTTTAGATCCCTTTTTAGCTGACGATGCTGACAAAGAAGAGGAGATGATCGCGGTTCTGAAGATTGCAATGGCATGCATACAAACTAGTCCTGATAGAAGACCATCAATGAGGCATGTCTTGGACACTTTGGAAAGATTACCTGTGTCTTCTGAATGA
- the LOC113754132 gene encoding receptor protein kinase-like protein ZAR1 isoform X1, whose product MLDNSTVILFILSLFSFHGFVGCLNNEGFALMSFKNAIQQDPEGSMNSWNHSDETPCSWNGITCKDQKVVSVSIPKKKLTGFLSSSLGSLPELRHVNLRNNKLFGSLPGELFAAQGLKGLVLFGNFFSGPIPSEIGKLSYLQALDLSENFFNGSLPDSFVQCKRLRVLDLSHNNLTGPLPHGFGTNLVLLEKLDLAYNNFSGSIPSDLGNLTNLQGTVDLSHNMFDGSIPPSLGNLPEKVYIDLTYNKLSGPIPQNGALINRGPTAFIGNPGLCGPPLKDPCSDSGPSSPSSYPSLPNNYPPQRTDENGSRGRGLSKSAVIAIVVCDVIGICMVGLLFSYCYSKMCPCGKRRVDGYGFEKGGKRGKECLCFRKDESETLSENVEQYDLVPLDTQVAFDLDELLKASAFVLGKSGIGIVYKVVLEDGHVLAVRRLGEGGSQRFKEFQTEVEAIGKLKHPNIVTLRAYYWSVDEKLLIYDYIPNGNLTAAIHGKPGMVSFTPLSWSMRLKIMKGIAKGLVYLHEYSPKKYVHGDLKPSNILLGQNMEPKISDFGLGRLANIAGGSPTLQSSRMISEKPQQRQQGSAPSEVGTVASAASIGSFYQAPESLKVVKPSQKWDVYSYGVILLEMITGKSPLVQVGTSEIDIVHWMQLCIEEKKPLSDVLDPFLADDADKEEEMIAVLKIAMACIQTSPDRRPSMRHVLDTLERLPVSSE is encoded by the exons ATGTTAGATAATAGTACTgtaattttgttcattttaagTCTATTTAGTTTTCATGGTTTTGTGGGGTGTTTGAACAATGAAGGATTTGCGCTTATGTCATTCAAGAATGCTATTCAGCAAGACCCTGAAGGGTCCATGAACAGTTGGAACCATTCTGATGAAACCCCCTGTTCTTGGAATGGTATAACATGCAAAGACCAGAAAGTTGTTTCTGTTAGCATTCCTAAGAAGAAACTCACTgggtttctttcttcttctcttggATCTTTACCTGAGCTTAGACACGTAAATTTAAGGAATAACAAGTTATTTGGCAGCTTACCTGGTGAGCTCTTTGCAGCTCAGGGGCTGAAAGGTTTGGTTCTTTTTGGGAATTTCTTTTCTGGGCCGATACCGTCTGAAATAGGGAAGCTTAGTTACCTTCAAGCTCTAGATTTGTCTGAGAATTTCTTTAATGGGTCACTGCCTGATTCTTTTGTTCAATGTAAAAGATTGAGGGTCCTTGACCTTAGTCACAATAATCTTACTGGTCCTTTGCCTCATGGATTTGGGACTAATTTGGTGTTGTTGGAAAAACTTGATCTTGCATATAACAACTTTAGCGGTTCAATTCCTAGTGATCTTGGAAATTTAACTAATTTACAAGGAACTGTTGATTTGTCTCATAATATGTTTGATGGCTCAATCCCTCCTAGCTTAGGTAATCTTCCTGAGAAGGTTTATATTGATCTCACCTATAATAAATTAAGTGGTCCTATTCCACAAAATGGTGCTCTAATTAACAGAGGGCCAACTGCTTTTATTGGAAACCCTGGCCTTTGTGGCCCTCCATTGAAAGATCCTTGTTCAGACAGTGGACCAAGTTCGCCATCTTCATATCCTTCCTTGCCTAATAACTACCCTCCACAAAGGACGGATGAGAATGGTAGCAGAGGAAGAGGGCTCAGTAAAAGTGCTGTAATTGCAATTGTTGTGTGTGATGTGATTGGAATTTGCATGGTTGGCTTGCTGTTTTCGTATTGTTATTCAAAGATGTGTCCTTGTGGCAAAAGGAGGGTTGATGGCTATGGTTTTGAGAAGGGAGGCAAGAGAGGGAAGGAGTGTTTATGCTTTAGGAAGGATGAATCAGAAACTTTATCAGAAAATGTGGAGCAGTATGATCTAGTTCCACTTGACACTCAGGTGGCATTTGATCTAGACGAGCTTCTAAAGGCATCTGCATTTGTGCTAGGCAAGAGTGGTATTGGCATTGTATATAAGGTCGTGCTTGAAGATGGGCATGTTTTAGCAGTGAGAAGACTTGGTGAAGGTGGTTCACAAAGATTTAAAGAATTTCAGACTGAAGTTGAAGCAATTGGAAAGCTAAAGCATCCTAATATAGTAACCCTCCGAGCCTATTATTGGTCTGTGGATGAGAAGCTACTGATATATGATTACATTCCAAATGGAAACCTTACTGCTGCAATTCATG GAAAGCCTGGAATGGTATCCTTTACTCCTCTGTCGTGGTCTATGCGCTTGAAGATAATGAAAGGAATTGCAAAAGGCTTGGTTTATCTGCATGAGTATAGTCCCAAGAAGTATGTCCATGGAGATCTCAAACCATCTAATATCTTGCTTGGTCAAAATATGGAACctaaaatttctgattttggaCTTGGACGTCTTGCTAACATTGCCGGAGGATCCCCAACCCTGCAGTCAAGTCGAATGATCTCAGAGAAGCCACAACAAAGGCAACAAGGGAGTGCACCTTCGGAAGTTGGCACAGTTGCTTCCGCTGCAAGTATTGGGTCCTTTTACCAAGCCCCGGAGTCACTGAAAGTGGTCAAGCCATCACAGAAGTGGGATGTCTACTCATATGGCGTGATACTGCTGGAAATGATTACTGGAAAATCACCTCTAGTGCAGGTAGGCACCTCTGAAATAGACATTGTTCACTGGATGCAGCTATGCATTGAAGAGAAAAAACCTCTATCCGATGTTTTAGATCCCTTTTTAGCTGACGATGCTGACAAAGAAGAGGAGATGATCGCGGTTCTGAAGATTGCAATGGCATGCATACAAACTAGTCCTGATAGAAGACCATCAATGAGGCATGTCTTGGACACTTTGGAAAGATTACCTGTGTCTTCTGAATGA